The following are encoded together in the Alteromonas gilva genome:
- the astD gene encoding succinylglutamate-semialdehyde dehydrogenase yields the protein MQQTIHFINGQWLAGEGAAIASVDPTKNDTFWQGNAASAAQVEKAISAARTALPAWSAMSVEARLTIIKKFAELLGEHKTEFAALIAQETGKPLWETATEVGAMIGKIGISEKAYYERTGTVENPMPVGKAFIRHKPHGVVAVFGPYNFPGHLPNGHIVPALIAGNTVVFKPSDLTPAVAQKTVELWQQAGIPDGVLNLVQGEVDTGKALAAHPHIDGLFFTGSSRTGKLLHEQFAGHPGKILALEMGGNNPLVVTDVADTKAAVHDIIQSAFVTSGQRCTCARRLFIPATPAGDALVDALVAATANISVGHYDADPQPFMGAMISVAAAKGMVAAQQSLQQLGAKSLLELKHLDTNTGLVSPGIIDVTDILDSMPDEEHFGPLVKVIRYTSFDEAIAEANNTRFGLSAGLLSDSEADYQHFFSHIRAGIVNWNRPITGASSAAPFGGIGESGNHRASAYYAADYCAYPVASVELEQVTLPGTLSPGLKL from the coding sequence ATGCAACAAACCATACATTTTATTAATGGCCAGTGGTTAGCTGGTGAAGGTGCAGCGATAGCATCTGTGGATCCCACCAAAAATGACACCTTCTGGCAGGGTAATGCAGCCTCTGCTGCACAGGTAGAAAAGGCCATATCCGCAGCGCGTACGGCACTGCCAGCCTGGTCAGCGATGAGTGTCGAAGCACGGCTGACCATCATTAAAAAGTTTGCTGAACTGCTTGGCGAACACAAAACTGAATTTGCCGCCCTGATTGCACAGGAAACGGGCAAACCGCTGTGGGAAACCGCTACCGAAGTCGGCGCCATGATCGGTAAAATAGGCATTTCGGAAAAAGCCTATTACGAACGCACCGGCACTGTCGAAAACCCGATGCCGGTAGGCAAGGCCTTTATTCGTCATAAGCCCCACGGTGTGGTAGCCGTTTTTGGCCCCTATAACTTTCCTGGTCATTTACCCAATGGCCACATCGTACCGGCATTAATCGCCGGCAACACAGTGGTGTTTAAACCCAGCGATCTCACTCCGGCAGTGGCGCAAAAAACCGTTGAGCTCTGGCAGCAGGCTGGTATACCCGACGGCGTATTAAACCTGGTGCAAGGCGAAGTCGACACCGGTAAAGCGCTGGCGGCACACCCGCATATCGACGGTTTGTTTTTTACCGGCAGTTCACGTACCGGTAAACTACTGCACGAACAGTTTGCCGGTCATCCTGGCAAAATACTGGCCCTTGAAATGGGCGGCAATAACCCGCTCGTTGTGACCGATGTGGCCGATACCAAAGCCGCGGTTCACGATATTATTCAGTCAGCCTTTGTGACATCAGGCCAGCGCTGCACCTGTGCGCGCCGCTTATTTATTCCGGCCACCCCGGCGGGTGACGCTTTAGTGGATGCGTTAGTGGCGGCCACCGCCAATATTTCGGTGGGTCACTATGACGCCGACCCACAGCCGTTTATGGGTGCCATGATCAGTGTTGCTGCAGCAAAAGGAATGGTAGCGGCTCAGCAATCGTTACAACAGCTGGGCGCCAAGTCACTGCTCGAGTTAAAGCACCTCGATACAAACACCGGCCTGGTATCGCCTGGCATCATTGACGTTACCGACATTCTTGACAGTATGCCCGATGAAGAACACTTTGGGCCACTGGTTAAAGTCATCCGCTACACCAGCTTTGATGAGGCCATTGCCGAAGCCAATAATACCCGCTTCGGGTTATCAGCAGGCCTGCTCAGCGACAGCGAAGCTGACTACCAGCATTTCTTTAGCCATATTCGCGCGGGTATCGTCAACTGGAACCGTCCAATCACTGGCGCCAGCAGCGCTGCACCTTTTGGTGGTATTGGTGAAAGCGGTAATCATCGTGCCAGCGCTTACTATGCCGCTGACTACTGTGCCTATCCGGTTGCGTCGGTAGAGCTGGAGCAGGTAACATTACCCGGTACGCTCAGCCCCGGCCTTAAGCTATAA
- a CDS encoding DUF1338 domain-containing protein — MHNNIDALFSALWQDYVQITPSAKRIHKLLTGEENSPQIVNDHVAFRTFDLDKTRLNHLAEHFLALGYEAKGDYDFKAKKVTAKHYEHPDKDQPKVFISELRLAEFSTQTQHIIEGLVEQMPASIVDADNFLYSGRHWQLSSKEYQSLASESEYASWLAAWGYRANHFTVSVNHLSNLTSLAEVNTLLKEAGFVLNTSGGEIKGGESVHLAQSSTMADQVELEFSDGSLTIPSCFYEFAQRYNLPNGELYQGFVEASADKIFESTNSK, encoded by the coding sequence ATGCATAACAATATCGATGCCCTATTTTCTGCACTTTGGCAGGATTACGTGCAGATCACGCCTAGTGCTAAGCGGATCCATAAACTGCTCACCGGCGAAGAAAACAGCCCTCAGATTGTCAACGATCACGTGGCATTTCGTACCTTTGACTTAGACAAAACCCGCCTTAACCATTTAGCAGAACATTTTCTGGCACTCGGCTATGAGGCAAAAGGTGACTACGATTTTAAAGCCAAAAAGGTCACGGCGAAGCACTATGAGCACCCGGATAAGGATCAGCCCAAAGTGTTCATTAGCGAATTGCGGCTAGCAGAGTTTTCCACCCAAACCCAACACATCATTGAAGGTTTGGTAGAGCAAATGCCTGCCAGCATTGTGGACGCTGATAATTTTCTGTATTCAGGCCGCCATTGGCAGCTTTCCAGCAAAGAGTACCAATCGCTTGCCAGTGAGTCAGAATATGCCAGCTGGCTGGCAGCATGGGGCTACCGGGCTAACCACTTTACAGTCAGTGTGAATCACTTAAGCAACTTAACAAGTTTGGCTGAGGTCAACACGCTTCTCAAAGAAGCCGGTTTTGTATTAAATACTTCGGGCGGCGAAATTAAGGGCGGCGAGTCGGTACATCTGGCACAGTCATCGACCATGGCTGATCAGGTCGAACTCGAGTTTAGCGATGGCTCACTTACCATTCCAAGCTGTTTTTATGAGTTTGCCCAGCGCTACAACTTACCGAATGGCGAGTTGTATCAGGGGTTTGTCGAAGCCTCTGCTGACAAGATTTTTGAAAGTACCAACAGTAAATAG
- a CDS encoding HDOD domain-containing protein, which translates to MAEQLLALPSFAKRFDYLLIAPQLARKMIGRTLAGEVSYAESEQSYTRRQLLKVEKDALKKKLKTARVQSEYVQQINQQLHAIINKKIHQQLADTPGVCESLLDWGDDTTVLFDVLATPSVTISKVEAVAAHIPWLIDELIRLVNRPRYRRRDARGNIIMVDTLKTALSYMGVDTLKQLLPGLVYKHTLAFSTEPFPLLSQTVWEYTLVAAQTADLIADRYKVDRYAAFTLPLVSELGRSAITRLYFNLFEQVHLDFLAHAQKAKLSGLHSALVQLLPDPKALITLLTEHSIPVTLNVLDYMAFKQLHYTAPVKQLTADLLLEETSPAAQLLQQSRYYAKYRMLKDNHLFVDNEANTFLTGCALPPSTRLTLDNTDLRQLQVLSDM; encoded by the coding sequence ATGGCTGAACAATTGCTGGCATTACCAAGCTTTGCCAAACGCTTTGATTATTTGTTGATCGCACCGCAATTAGCCCGGAAAATGATTGGCCGGACGCTCGCCGGTGAAGTGAGCTATGCTGAATCCGAACAAAGCTATACGCGTCGCCAGCTATTAAAAGTAGAAAAAGATGCGTTAAAGAAAAAACTCAAAACAGCCCGGGTACAAAGCGAATACGTGCAGCAAATAAACCAGCAGCTGCACGCCATAATTAACAAAAAAATCCACCAGCAACTGGCCGATACGCCCGGTGTGTGCGAGTCGCTGCTGGATTGGGGCGACGACACTACGGTACTGTTTGACGTGCTGGCAACCCCATCTGTGACAATTTCAAAAGTCGAAGCCGTGGCTGCCCATATCCCCTGGTTGATTGATGAGCTCATCAGACTGGTAAACCGCCCCCGGTATCGCCGTCGGGATGCCAGGGGAAACATCATTATGGTGGATACGCTTAAAACGGCACTGAGCTATATGGGCGTTGACACCCTTAAACAGCTCCTGCCCGGATTAGTGTATAAACACACTCTGGCGTTTAGTACCGAGCCCTTTCCTCTACTCAGCCAAACGGTATGGGAATACACCCTGGTTGCAGCGCAAACTGCTGATCTTATCGCCGACCGTTATAAGGTGGACCGCTATGCGGCGTTTACGTTGCCGTTAGTGAGTGAGCTGGGCCGCAGCGCAATTACCCGGCTGTACTTTAACTTGTTTGAGCAGGTTCACCTGGACTTCTTAGCACATGCACAAAAAGCCAAACTGAGCGGTCTTCACTCAGCGCTGGTACAACTGTTACCCGATCCCAAAGCGCTCATTACACTGCTGACAGAGCACAGCATCCCGGTGACACTCAATGTGCTCGACTACATGGCATTCAAACAACTTCATTATACCGCCCCTGTTAAGCAGCTCACTGCTGACTTGCTACTGGAAGAGACTTCACCCGCGGCGCAACTATTACAGCAAAGCCGCTATTACGCGAAATACCGTATGCTCAAAGACAATCACTTGTTTGTTGATAATGAGGCCAACACCTTTTTGACCGGTTGTGCGTTACCACCATCAACTCGCCTGACACTTGATAACACTGACCTCAGGCAACTGCAGGTATTGAGCGATATGTAA
- the parC gene encoding DNA topoisomerase IV subunit A, with protein sequence MSDEITINQDGVEQLPIRRFTEDAYLNYSMYVIMDRALPNIGDGLKPVQRRIIYAMSDLGLSATAKYKKSARTVGDVLGKFHPHGDSACYEAMVLMAQPFSYRYPLVDGQGNWGAPDDPKSFAAMRYTEARLSKFSEVLLAELGQGTADWIPNFDGTLKEPLVLPARLPHILLNGVTGIAVGMATDIPPHNVREVANACARLLDNSKAELQDLLEDIQGPDYPTDAEIITPREDIKKLYETGRGSIKMRAKYHEESGDIVITALPHQSSGAKILEQIAGQMQAKKLPMVSDLRDESDHENPTRLVVVPRSNRVDTEQLMQHLFATTDLEKSYRVNLNMIGLDGRPKVKDLRTILSEWLVFRKNTVTRRLQYRLDKVLARLHILEGLMIAFLNIDEVIEIIRYHDEPKAELMRRFSLSDKQAEAILELKLRHLAKLEEMKIRGEQDELAKERDHLQQLLGSERRLKTLIKKEILQDAETYGDDRRSPIVQRVEAKALSEKELVPSEPVTVVVSEKGWARCAKGHDIDPGSLSYKAGDSFLASAIGRSNQPVVFLDTSGRAFSCDAHGLPSARSQGEPLTGRFSVVSGEQFAHVVMGPDDGKYLMASDAGYGFVGTFSDMVSKNKAGKAYVNLPTGARVIAPQPVANLDSDWCMAISSEGRMLLFPLRDLPSLGKGKGNKLISIPSAKAQTHEEYLKVLTVVPDGAAVRITAGKRSMTLSADDLAHYQGERGRRGNKLPRGLQRVDKVEVE encoded by the coding sequence ATGAGCGATGAAATAACCATTAATCAAGACGGTGTTGAACAACTACCGATACGGCGATTTACCGAAGACGCTTATTTGAATTATTCCATGTATGTCATTATGGATCGGGCGTTACCAAACATCGGTGACGGTCTGAAACCGGTGCAGCGGCGAATCATTTATGCCATGTCAGATCTGGGCCTGAGTGCCACGGCAAAGTATAAAAAATCGGCCCGTACCGTGGGTGACGTATTAGGTAAGTTTCACCCTCATGGTGACTCCGCTTGTTACGAAGCCATGGTGTTGATGGCTCAACCATTCTCGTACCGCTATCCACTGGTCGATGGGCAGGGGAACTGGGGCGCGCCGGATGATCCGAAATCTTTCGCCGCCATGCGTTACACAGAGGCGCGCCTGTCTAAGTTCAGCGAAGTACTCCTCGCCGAACTCGGTCAGGGCACAGCCGACTGGATTCCAAATTTTGATGGCACTCTCAAAGAGCCGTTGGTATTACCAGCGCGTTTGCCGCACATATTGCTCAATGGCGTTACCGGCATCGCGGTGGGCATGGCTACCGATATTCCGCCGCATAATGTTCGCGAGGTGGCAAATGCCTGCGCCAGATTACTGGATAATAGCAAAGCCGAGTTACAGGACTTGTTGGAAGACATTCAGGGGCCCGACTACCCTACCGATGCCGAAATCATAACGCCGCGCGAGGATATCAAAAAGCTCTACGAAACCGGCCGTGGCAGCATCAAAATGCGCGCTAAATACCACGAAGAGAGCGGTGATATCGTCATTACGGCACTGCCACACCAATCCTCCGGGGCTAAAATTCTCGAGCAGATCGCAGGTCAAATGCAGGCCAAAAAGTTACCCATGGTGAGTGATTTACGTGACGAGTCTGATCATGAAAATCCAACCCGCCTGGTGGTTGTTCCGCGGTCAAACCGGGTCGACACTGAACAGCTAATGCAGCATTTGTTTGCCACCACCGATTTGGAAAAGAGCTATCGGGTTAATCTTAATATGATTGGCCTCGACGGTCGTCCTAAGGTTAAGGATCTGCGAACCATTTTATCGGAATGGTTAGTGTTCCGTAAGAATACCGTTACGCGGCGCTTGCAATACCGGTTAGATAAGGTACTCGCTCGCCTGCATATTCTTGAAGGTTTAATGATAGCCTTTTTGAATATCGATGAAGTTATTGAAATTATTCGGTACCACGACGAGCCCAAAGCTGAGTTAATGCGGCGGTTCAGCCTGAGTGACAAACAAGCCGAAGCGATTCTGGAATTAAAGTTACGTCATTTGGCCAAACTTGAGGAAATGAAAATTCGCGGCGAGCAGGATGAGCTCGCCAAAGAGCGCGATCATTTACAGCAGCTGCTGGGCTCAGAGCGTCGATTAAAAACGCTCATCAAGAAAGAAATTCTGCAGGATGCAGAAACCTATGGCGATGACCGCCGTTCGCCCATAGTGCAGCGGGTCGAAGCGAAAGCGCTCAGTGAAAAAGAGCTGGTGCCCAGTGAACCTGTGACGGTAGTGGTGTCAGAGAAAGGCTGGGCACGCTGTGCCAAAGGTCATGATATCGACCCCGGCTCATTGAGCTACAAAGCCGGTGATAGCTTTTTGGCCAGCGCGATAGGACGCAGTAACCAACCGGTGGTATTTCTTGATACCTCAGGGCGGGCGTTCTCCTGTGATGCCCATGGTTTACCTTCTGCCAGAAGCCAGGGCGAGCCATTAACCGGTCGTTTCAGCGTGGTGTCAGGTGAACAGTTTGCCCATGTGGTTATGGGGCCGGATGACGGCAAGTACCTTATGGCTTCCGATGCCGGCTACGGTTTTGTTGGCACTTTTTCTGATATGGTCAGCAAGAACAAAGCCGGTAAAGCCTATGTAAACCTGCCGACCGGGGCCAGGGTAATAGCACCTCAGCCGGTGGCTAACCTTGATTCCGACTGGTGTATGGCGATTTCCAGCGAGGGCAGAATGCTGTTGTTCCCGCTACGTGATCTGCCAAGTTTAGGTAAAGGCAAGGGTAACAAGTTGATCAGCATTCCGTCGGCAAAGGCACAGACTCATGAGGAGTACCTTAAAGTGCTTACCGTAGTGCCCGACGGTGCCGCCGTCAGGATCACAGCCGGTAAACGCAGCATGACGCTATCGGCAGACGATCTTGCCCATTATCAGGGCGAGCGCGGCCGGCGCGGAAATAAGTTACCGCGTGGATTACAGCGGGTCGATAAAGTCGAAGTTGAATAA
- a CDS encoding aspartate aminotransferase family protein → MHVTRETFDQVMVPNYNPAQMVPVRGVGSRVWDQAGNEYIDFAGGIAVNALGHCHPELVSALTEQGQKLWHLSNVFTNEPALRLASKLTEHTFAERVYFANSGAEANEAALKLARRYALEKFGEHKQKIIAFTQGFHGRTFFTVTVGGQPAYSDGFGPKPGAVEHCNYNDLAAFEALIDDDTCAVMMEPLQGEGGIISPDPDFVKGVRELCTKHNALLIFDEVQSGMGRTGHLYAYMGLDVVPDILTTAKSLGGGFPIGAMLTTTEIAQHLKPGTHGSTYGGNPLACAVAERTFDVINDPVVLEGVKQKEQQFRDILATINAKHHVFSEIRGKGLLLGCALNDDFTGQARQFLDASTTEHLMCLVAGANVVRFAPSLVIPEADISEGLSRFERAIASVVAAK, encoded by the coding sequence ATGCATGTAACCCGCGAAACGTTTGATCAAGTCATGGTGCCTAACTACAACCCTGCCCAGATGGTACCGGTGCGTGGTGTTGGTTCGCGCGTTTGGGATCAGGCAGGTAATGAGTATATCGACTTTGCCGGTGGGATTGCTGTGAATGCGTTAGGTCACTGCCACCCGGAACTGGTCAGTGCACTCACCGAACAGGGTCAAAAGTTATGGCACCTGAGCAACGTGTTTACTAATGAGCCGGCGTTACGTCTGGCCAGCAAGCTCACCGAACATACTTTTGCTGAGCGGGTGTATTTTGCTAACTCCGGTGCAGAAGCAAACGAAGCTGCGTTAAAACTGGCTCGTCGGTATGCGCTGGAAAAGTTTGGCGAACATAAACAAAAAATCATTGCCTTTACCCAGGGTTTTCATGGTCGTACTTTCTTTACCGTTACCGTTGGCGGACAACCTGCGTATTCAGATGGTTTTGGTCCTAAGCCCGGCGCGGTAGAACACTGCAATTATAACGATTTAGCGGCCTTTGAGGCGCTTATCGACGATGACACCTGTGCAGTGATGATGGAACCTCTACAAGGTGAAGGCGGCATTATTTCGCCCGATCCGGACTTTGTAAAAGGGGTTCGTGAACTATGCACCAAGCACAATGCCTTGCTTATTTTCGATGAAGTGCAATCCGGTATGGGTCGAACCGGCCACCTGTATGCGTACATGGGGCTGGATGTGGTACCCGATATTCTGACCACGGCGAAGTCACTCGGTGGTGGTTTCCCCATCGGTGCGATGCTGACCACAACAGAAATTGCTCAACACTTAAAACCCGGCACACATGGCAGCACTTACGGCGGTAATCCTCTGGCGTGTGCGGTAGCCGAACGGACCTTTGATGTCATTAACGATCCTGTTGTACTGGAAGGCGTGAAGCAAAAAGAACAGCAATTCCGCGATATTCTGGCCACCATTAATGCCAAGCATCACGTATTTAGTGAAATTCGCGGTAAGGGATTGTTGCTCGGCTGTGCACTCAATGATGACTTTACGGGCCAGGCCAGACAGTTCCTCGACGCGTCAACCACCGAGCATTTAATGTGTCTGGTTGCCGGGGCCAATGTGGTGCGTTTTGCGCCGTCACTGGTTATACCCGAGGCCGACATCAGTGAAGGGCTCAGTCGTTTTGAGCGCGCTATCGCTAGTGTCGTTGCAGCCAAATAA
- the astA gene encoding arginine N-succinyltransferase, whose product MYIIRPIKLSDYDSLYAVAEESGIGFTSLPVNEALLKRKINKSIDAFGRDVSAPGNESYLFVMEDVITGEVVGTTGIEAAVGIDDAFYHYHLGKVVHASRELNIHNTVEILTFCNDYTGVSEICTLFLRESARKGVNGRFLSKVRFLFMEEHRERFAEIVIAEMRGVSDENGRSPFWEWLEAHFFSMDFPTADYLTGIGNKVFIAELMPKYPIYVNLLSQRAQSVIGKVHQKTEPALRLLQEEGFSCRGYVDIFDAGPTVEARLSHINTAQRSRRVNVHLDDQSAAQVGELSYIINTKINDFRAVVADVSFDEKTGLAVISHKAAAALNIAEGDAIRYASVKPRN is encoded by the coding sequence ATGTACATCATTCGCCCAATCAAATTAAGTGACTATGACTCGTTGTATGCGGTAGCCGAAGAGTCAGGCATCGGCTTTACCTCACTACCGGTCAACGAAGCACTGTTAAAACGCAAAATCAATAAATCGATTGACGCGTTTGGTCGCGACGTGTCAGCGCCCGGTAACGAGTCTTATTTGTTTGTGATGGAAGACGTCATTACTGGCGAGGTAGTCGGTACCACAGGCATCGAAGCAGCGGTCGGTATCGACGATGCATTCTATCATTACCACCTCGGCAAAGTGGTCCACGCGTCACGCGAGCTGAATATACACAATACGGTTGAGATTTTAACCTTTTGTAATGACTATACCGGGGTCAGCGAAATCTGTACGCTGTTTCTGCGCGAGAGCGCCAGAAAAGGCGTTAATGGACGCTTTTTGTCGAAGGTACGCTTTTTGTTTATGGAAGAGCACCGGGAACGTTTCGCCGAAATTGTCATCGCCGAAATGCGCGGTGTCAGCGACGAAAACGGACGCTCGCCTTTTTGGGAATGGCTTGAGGCGCACTTTTTCTCAATGGATTTCCCGACGGCTGATTACCTTACCGGTATCGGCAATAAGGTGTTCATTGCCGAGTTAATGCCTAAATATCCCATCTATGTGAATCTGCTGAGTCAACGAGCACAAAGCGTGATTGGCAAGGTCCACCAAAAAACCGAGCCTGCATTGCGTTTGCTTCAGGAAGAGGGATTTAGTTGTCGCGGCTATGTGGATATCTTTGATGCCGGCCCCACCGTTGAGGCCCGGCTCAGCCACATCAATACCGCGCAGCGTAGTCGTCGGGTGAACGTTCATTTAGACGATCAGTCTGCCGCCCAGGTTGGTGAGTTAAGTTATATCATCAATACGAAAATAAATGATTTCAGAGCAGTGGTCGCCGATGTCAGTTTCGATGAGAAAACCGGCTTAGCGGTTATCTCTCATAAAGCCGCTGCCGCACTCAATATCGCAGAAGGCGATGCGATTCGCTACGCGTCGGTCAAGCCCCGCAACTAA
- a CDS encoding anthranilate synthase component II: protein MLLLIDNYDSFSHNLARYFTELGCELSVVRNDAIRPEDIDPAVVEGIVISPGPCTPDEAGVSLAVIKQFAGLIPIFGVCLGHQAIGQAFGASVVGAARIRHGKVSAVQHTGDPLFHNIPETFAVTRYHSLVIAPESLPDCLMALAWTHDGQQQELMALRHRTLPIWGVQYHPESLLTEYGHQILDNFLQLARVRRQPGGVPGVLMANKLAGSPELL from the coding sequence TTGCTGTTATTAATCGATAACTACGACTCCTTTAGTCACAATCTGGCCCGCTATTTTACCGAGCTGGGTTGTGAATTAAGCGTAGTACGTAACGATGCCATACGCCCCGAGGATATCGACCCCGCTGTGGTAGAAGGTATTGTGATATCGCCGGGCCCGTGTACGCCTGATGAAGCAGGTGTCAGCCTGGCGGTAATTAAACAGTTTGCCGGGCTGATACCTATTTTTGGGGTTTGTCTGGGCCATCAGGCTATTGGCCAGGCCTTTGGTGCATCCGTTGTCGGCGCTGCGCGTATTCGTCATGGCAAGGTGTCGGCAGTGCAACACACCGGTGATCCGCTGTTTCACAACATACCAGAGACTTTTGCGGTGACCCGTTATCACTCTCTGGTTATTGCGCCAGAGTCGTTGCCCGACTGTCTGATGGCATTAGCCTGGACGCACGACGGCCAGCAACAGGAGCTGATGGCGCTGCGCCACAGGACCCTGCCCATTTGGGGTGTACAGTATCATCCTGAGTCGCTGCTCACTGAGTATGGGCATCAGATCCTGGATAATTTTTTACAACTCGCCAGGGTGCGCCGCCAACCAGGGGGTGTACCCGGTGTACTGATGGCTAACAAACTGGCAGGTTCACCGGAGCTGTTGTAA
- the trpS gene encoding tryptophan--tRNA ligase: MSAKPIVLSGCQPSGQLTIGNYMGALKQWVSMQDTHDCLYMLVDLHAITVRQDPEKLKQACLDGLALYLACGIDPQKSTLFVQSQVPEHAQLAWVLNCYTQMGELNRMTQFKDKSAKNVANINVGLYSYPVLQAADILLYQAHEVPVGEDQKQHLELTRDVATRFNNIYGETFRIPEPHIPKFGARIMSLQEPDKKMSKSDTNPNNFIGLLEEPKKVAKKIKRAVTDSDEQARIYFDWAEKPGVTNLLTLLSLATNTAVDDLVPAYEDKMYGHLKSDVAEAVVAFLEPLQQRYHALRNDRAYLDDVMRQGAEKAQVRASSTLKSTYEALGFIAKP; encoded by the coding sequence TGCAGGACACCCATGACTGCTTATATATGTTGGTGGACTTGCATGCGATTACCGTGCGTCAGGATCCGGAAAAGCTCAAGCAAGCCTGTCTGGACGGACTGGCGCTATATCTGGCTTGTGGCATCGATCCGCAAAAAAGTACCCTGTTTGTGCAGTCACAGGTACCAGAACATGCGCAGCTGGCCTGGGTCCTGAATTGCTACACCCAGATGGGTGAGTTAAATCGAATGACCCAGTTTAAGGACAAGTCAGCCAAAAACGTCGCAAATATAAATGTTGGTCTTTACAGCTATCCGGTATTACAGGCGGCCGATATTTTACTTTATCAGGCCCATGAAGTGCCGGTGGGTGAAGATCAAAAGCAACACCTTGAACTGACCAGGGATGTGGCCACCCGATTCAATAATATTTATGGCGAGACCTTTCGCATACCGGAGCCTCACATTCCGAAGTTCGGTGCGCGAATCATGAGTTTGCAAGAGCCGGATAAGAAAATGTCCAAGTCAGATACCAACCCCAACAATTTTATCGGGTTGCTGGAAGAACCTAAAAAAGTCGCGAAAAAAATAAAACGTGCGGTGACTGATTCTGATGAGCAGGCGCGTATCTATTTTGACTGGGCCGAAAAACCTGGCGTAACCAACTTGCTGACATTATTGTCACTGGCTACCAATACTGCCGTTGATGACCTCGTACCGGCCTACGAAGATAAAATGTATGGCCACTTAAAATCGGATGTGGCAGAAGCCGTAGTGGCGTTTTTAGAGCCTCTACAGCAGCGTTATCATGCACTGCGCAATGACCGCGCGTATCTGGATGATGTGATGCGCCAGGGTGCAGAAAAAGCCCAGGTCAGAGCCAGCTCAACGCTTAAGTCCACTTACGAAGCGCTAGGGTTCATTGCCAAGCCATAA